In the genome of Mycobacterium kansasii ATCC 12478, one region contains:
- a CDS encoding CapA family protein — protein sequence MTMLLGGDVMLGRGVDQILAHPGNPELRERYLRDATGYVRLAERVNGPIPRPVDWRWPWGEVLDVLDDVGTDVRVVNLETTITTGSEFADRKPVCYRMHPDNMAVLTALRPDACALANNHILDFGYQGLTDTVAALAAAGIRGAGAGPDLPTARRPAVVTVGDRHRVIIGSVATTSSGVPESWAAQHHRPGVWLVRDPSQREAADDVAAQVLAGEGDGKGDGVTVVSVHWGSNWGYAVAPSEIAFAHRLIDAGVDIVHGHSSHHPRPIEIYRGKPILYGCGDVIDDYEGIGGHESFRGELRLLYLASTDPATGKLFSLKMIPLRVKQMRLHRATSTDTEWLRRTIEHVSRRFGIRVTAGPDDLLEVSSAGDTHSPVAARG from the coding sequence ATGACGATGCTGCTGGGCGGCGACGTCATGCTCGGCCGTGGTGTCGATCAGATCCTGGCGCACCCGGGCAACCCGGAATTGCGTGAGCGGTACCTGCGGGATGCGACGGGGTATGTCCGCCTGGCCGAGCGGGTGAACGGGCCGATTCCGCGTCCCGTCGATTGGCGGTGGCCGTGGGGTGAGGTGCTCGATGTCCTCGACGACGTCGGCACCGACGTCCGCGTGGTCAATCTGGAAACGACGATCACCACCGGCAGTGAATTCGCCGACCGCAAGCCGGTGTGTTACCGGATGCATCCGGATAACATGGCAGTGCTGACGGCGTTGCGACCGGACGCATGCGCGCTGGCCAACAACCACATTCTCGACTTCGGCTACCAGGGGCTGACCGACACCGTCGCGGCTCTCGCCGCCGCCGGCATCCGGGGCGCCGGGGCGGGCCCCGACCTGCCCACCGCGCGCCGCCCGGCGGTGGTCACGGTAGGCGACCGGCACCGGGTCATCATCGGCTCGGTCGCGACCACATCCAGCGGGGTCCCCGAATCCTGGGCCGCGCAACACCACCGGCCCGGTGTCTGGCTAGTTCGTGATCCGTCGCAACGCGAGGCCGCCGATGACGTCGCGGCACAGGTGCTGGCCGGTGAAGGCGACGGCAAAGGCGATGGTGTCACCGTCGTCTCGGTGCACTGGGGATCCAATTGGGGCTACGCGGTAGCACCGAGTGAAATCGCATTCGCACACCGACTGATCGACGCCGGCGTCGATATCGTGCACGGCCACTCGTCGCACCATCCCAGGCCGATCGAGATCTACCGCGGCAAACCGATCCTGTACGGGTGTGGTGACGTCATCGACGACTACGAGGGCATCGGCGGGCACGAGTCGTTCCGCGGCGAACTTCGGCTGCTGTATTTGGCCTCCACCGATCCTGCGACGGGAAAATTGTTCTCGCTGAAGATGATTCCGCTGCGGGTTAAGCAGATGCGCCTGCACCGGGCCACCTCGACCGACACCGAGTGGTTACGCCGCACCATCGAACACGTCAGCCGCAGGTTCGGGATTCGGGTCACCGCCGGGCCCGACGATCTGCTCGAGGTGTCCTCAGCCGGGGACACCCATTCCCCGGTAGCGGCGCGGGGCTGA